From Candidatus Krumholzibacteriota bacterium, a single genomic window includes:
- a CDS encoding ferredoxin has product MARRPYVDPDLCTGCELCVETCPDVFEMNDEDIAVVYDPKGADEEEIQEAIDNCPVEAIDWKS; this is encoded by the coding sequence ATGGCCAGAAGACCGTACGTCGATCCCGACCTGTGCACGGGATGCGAGCTCTGTGTGGAGACGTGCCCCGACGTCTTCGAGATGAACGACGAAGACATCGCGGTGGTCTACGATCCCAAGGGCGCCGACGAGGAGGAGATCCAGGAGGCCATCGACAACTGCCCCGTCGAGGCGATCGACTGGAAGAGCTGA